A window of the Branchiibius hedensis genome harbors these coding sequences:
- the dprA gene encoding DNA-processing protein DprA, whose amino-acid sequence MSNAKLGVEADQVRTDAELSARVALSVVVEPMDTKLAPVIRELGAARAWAAISSNAGGHFDRCQPRVQALDLEQVLWNTHQAGARLLFAGLPGWPPGLDDLEFAPFTLWARGAMADVDWMRSVAVVGSRAATSYGLHVAGEFGYDLASSGYLVVSGAAFGIDAAAHRGALAAEVPTIAILAGGVDRPYPLAHSQLLDQIRATGLVLSEAPPGASPRRERFLARNRLIAAVTAGTVVVEAGLRSGALSSAGHAERLGRVLAAVPGPVTSAASAGTNAWIRDGRAVLVSSAAQCVELVAPIGEGLLAPERDELTLVYDDLAEVPRRVFESLPKLRATTVDRLAVIAGVSGQEVMAALGSLELTGRVERSAGGWRRRPQDAPG is encoded by the coding sequence ATGAGCAACGCCAAACTCGGTGTTGAAGCCGACCAGGTCAGGACGGATGCGGAGTTGTCGGCGCGGGTCGCGTTGTCCGTGGTGGTCGAGCCGATGGACACGAAGCTCGCCCCGGTGATCCGTGAATTGGGTGCGGCACGGGCGTGGGCAGCGATCAGCAGCAATGCAGGTGGCCACTTCGATCGGTGCCAGCCGCGGGTGCAAGCACTCGATCTGGAGCAGGTGTTGTGGAACACCCACCAAGCCGGCGCCCGGCTGCTGTTTGCGGGGCTGCCTGGGTGGCCGCCCGGGCTGGACGATCTGGAGTTTGCCCCGTTCACTCTGTGGGCCCGTGGCGCCATGGCGGATGTCGACTGGATGCGCAGTGTGGCGGTGGTGGGGTCTCGTGCTGCAACCTCTTACGGCCTGCACGTCGCGGGCGAGTTCGGTTACGACCTGGCCAGTTCCGGCTACCTGGTGGTGTCCGGTGCCGCGTTCGGGATCGACGCGGCCGCCCATCGCGGTGCCCTGGCCGCCGAAGTCCCGACCATCGCGATCCTGGCCGGCGGGGTCGATCGGCCCTACCCGCTGGCTCACAGTCAGTTGCTGGATCAGATCCGGGCCACGGGCCTGGTCCTGTCCGAAGCACCACCGGGCGCATCGCCACGGCGTGAGCGGTTTTTGGCCCGCAACCGCTTGATCGCCGCGGTGACCGCCGGGACGGTCGTGGTGGAGGCCGGGCTACGCTCCGGTGCTCTGAGTTCGGCGGGGCACGCCGAGCGGTTGGGTCGGGTGCTGGCGGCAGTCCCCGGACCGGTGACCAGCGCGGCGTCCGCCGGGACGAACGCCTGGATCCGCGACGGCCGTGCGGTCCTGGTCAGCAGTGCGGCGCAGTGTGTGGAGTTGGTCGCCCCCATCGGGGAGGGGCTCCTGGCTCCGGAGCGGGATGAGTTGACGTTGGTGTACGACGACCTCGCCGAGGTGCCGCGACGGGTGTTCGAGTCGTTGCCCAAGTTACGTGCGACCACGGTGGACCGACTGGCGGTGATCGCCGGCGTCAGCGGTCAGGAGGTCATGGCGGCGCTGGGGTCGTTGGAACTGACCGGACGCGTGGAGCGCAGCGCCGGTGGGTGGCGCCGCCGTCCGCAGGATGCACCCGGTTAA
- a CDS encoding FGGY-family carbohydrate kinase has protein sequence MTTTTVTLGVDIGTSSTKGVLVDPTGTLVAATTRSHRPQRPRPGHVEMDAELWWGEFVDIAKELVSTNPDCAIAAVGVSGMGPCVLLTDEHDRPLRPAILYGVDTRATDQIAQLTKRYGQDVILQRCGSALTSQAVGPKLAWVAQEEPEVFTRARRLYMPSSWLVRHLTGEYVLDQHSASQCTPMYDAAAGTWLQPWADELAGGIELPALKWSDAVAGTITANAAAQTGLPEGVPVLTGTIDAWAEQVSVGAVRPGDLMLMYGTTMFLVLTVDQPLHDVSLWGTAGVFAGTHCLAGGMATSGAITGWLADLTGADHATLMAEASQSAPGSTGLLTLPYFAGERTPIMDPDARGVVAGLTLGHTRGDLYRSALEATAFGVRHNLEAFEAAGGRIDRIVAVGGGAQQDVWPQIVTDVTGREQVIPSVTIGAAYGDAYLAARALGSADIDQWNPPAGTCRPQSAPQTTYDRLYPLYRDLYLASRDVVHALTRFQHDASDASHQED, from the coding sequence ATGACAACCACGACGGTCACTCTCGGTGTCGACATCGGCACCTCGAGCACCAAAGGTGTCCTGGTCGACCCGACGGGCACTCTGGTCGCTGCCACCACCCGGTCGCACCGTCCGCAGCGCCCCAGACCCGGTCATGTCGAGATGGACGCTGAACTCTGGTGGGGCGAATTCGTCGATATCGCGAAGGAACTGGTATCGACGAACCCGGACTGTGCCATCGCTGCCGTCGGGGTCAGCGGCATGGGGCCGTGCGTTCTGCTGACCGATGAGCACGATCGACCGTTGCGCCCGGCCATCCTCTATGGTGTCGACACCCGCGCGACCGACCAGATCGCCCAATTGACGAAGCGATACGGCCAGGACGTCATTCTGCAACGGTGCGGATCCGCGCTGACCAGCCAGGCGGTGGGACCCAAACTGGCCTGGGTGGCCCAGGAAGAACCGGAGGTGTTCACGCGAGCCCGGCGTCTCTACATGCCGAGTTCGTGGTTGGTGCGTCACCTCACCGGCGAGTACGTCCTGGACCAGCACTCAGCCAGCCAATGCACTCCGATGTACGACGCCGCGGCCGGCACGTGGTTGCAGCCGTGGGCGGACGAGCTGGCCGGCGGTATCGAACTGCCGGCGCTGAAGTGGTCCGATGCCGTCGCGGGGACGATTACGGCCAACGCAGCAGCGCAAACCGGTCTCCCTGAGGGAGTTCCGGTTCTCACCGGCACCATCGATGCCTGGGCCGAGCAAGTCAGTGTCGGTGCCGTACGGCCCGGTGATCTGATGCTGATGTACGGAACGACGATGTTCCTGGTCCTCACCGTCGACCAGCCGTTGCACGACGTCTCGCTGTGGGGCACTGCTGGAGTATTCGCCGGCACGCATTGCCTCGCCGGCGGAATGGCCACCAGCGGAGCCATCACCGGGTGGCTTGCCGATCTGACGGGTGCCGATCACGCCACCCTCATGGCCGAGGCCAGCCAATCCGCCCCCGGCTCAACAGGTTTGCTGACCTTGCCGTACTTCGCCGGCGAGCGCACGCCGATCATGGATCCGGACGCCCGTGGGGTCGTCGCCGGACTCACACTGGGCCATACCCGTGGCGACTTGTACCGATCCGCCTTGGAGGCAACGGCGTTCGGGGTGCGGCACAACCTCGAGGCCTTCGAGGCTGCCGGTGGCCGGATCGACCGGATCGTCGCCGTCGGCGGTGGCGCCCAGCAGGACGTGTGGCCGCAGATCGTCACCGACGTAACCGGCCGCGAACAGGTCATTCCGTCGGTCACCATCGGCGCGGCGTACGGCGATGCCTACCTGGCCGCGCGAGCGCTGGGCTCCGCGGACATCGACCAGTGGAACCCGCCAGCCGGGACATGTCGTCCTCAGTCCGCCCCGCAGACGACGTATGACCGTCTCTACCCGCTCTACCGGGATCTCTATCTCGCGTCACGGGACGTAGTCCACGCCCTGACCCGGTTCCAACACGACGCATCCGATGCATCACACCAGGAGGATTGA
- a CDS encoding transaminase — protein sequence MTEPSVPQTVIDRERLAMLYQREVDQFAAAHPRSQAAYSSADHLFGRVPMTWMNKLASGFPIYVDRAVGNRVFDIDGHEYIDFALGDTGAMAGHSPAPTVAAIQQRIVTQGGLTTMLPTPDAEWVGAELTRRFGAAKWSFSLTATDANRWAIRLVRALTGRPKILFNAYCYHGSVDESLIVVGPDGDGIDRPGNVGAPVAVTQTSRVAEFNDLAGLEQQLAHGDVAAVLMEPALTNIGIVLPEPGYLQGVRDLTRRYGALLINDETHTFSAGPGGATAAWGLEPDIVIIGKSIGGGIPCGAYGLSEELADLALRRTDLDLVDMGGVGGTLAGNPLSVAAMRATLEQVLTASAFEHMIALASRFTEDVQQVIDRYRLPWSVSQLGARTEYRFADPAPRNGTESAACADPLLEDYLHVYLANRGILLTPFHNMALMCPVTSEQDVARHREVFEAAVGSLVG from the coding sequence ATGACAGAGCCGTCCGTGCCACAGACCGTGATCGACCGGGAGCGTCTGGCGATGCTCTACCAGCGCGAGGTCGATCAGTTCGCCGCAGCTCATCCACGTTCCCAGGCCGCCTACTCGTCCGCCGACCACCTGTTCGGCCGAGTGCCGATGACGTGGATGAACAAGCTGGCCAGTGGGTTTCCGATCTATGTGGATCGGGCCGTCGGGAACCGGGTTTTCGACATCGACGGCCATGAGTACATCGACTTCGCACTCGGCGACACGGGCGCTATGGCGGGGCATTCTCCGGCGCCCACCGTCGCGGCGATCCAGCAACGGATCGTCACCCAGGGGGGTCTGACCACGATGCTGCCGACGCCGGACGCGGAGTGGGTGGGTGCCGAGCTGACCCGGCGGTTCGGCGCGGCCAAGTGGAGTTTCTCGCTGACCGCGACCGATGCGAACCGCTGGGCGATCCGGCTGGTCCGGGCGCTGACCGGTCGACCGAAGATCTTGTTCAACGCGTACTGCTATCACGGCTCGGTCGACGAATCGCTGATCGTCGTCGGCCCGGACGGAGACGGAATCGACCGCCCGGGCAACGTGGGTGCGCCGGTGGCTGTGACCCAGACCAGTCGGGTGGCCGAGTTCAATGACCTGGCCGGACTGGAACAGCAACTCGCGCACGGTGACGTGGCCGCCGTGCTGATGGAGCCCGCGCTGACCAACATCGGGATCGTGTTGCCCGAGCCGGGGTACCTCCAGGGCGTGCGCGACCTGACCCGGCGGTACGGCGCGTTGCTGATCAACGATGAAACCCACACCTTCTCGGCCGGTCCGGGAGGTGCGACCGCAGCGTGGGGGCTGGAGCCGGACATCGTGATCATCGGCAAGTCCATCGGCGGCGGAATACCCTGTGGTGCCTACGGATTGAGCGAGGAGCTCGCGGACCTGGCGCTGCGGCGTACCGACCTGGATCTGGTCGACATGGGCGGCGTCGGTGGCACCCTGGCCGGCAACCCGTTGTCGGTGGCCGCGATGCGAGCCACGCTCGAGCAGGTTCTGACCGCCTCTGCCTTCGAGCACATGATCGCTCTGGCGAGCCGGTTCACCGAGGACGTCCAGCAGGTCATCGACCGGTACCGGCTGCCGTGGTCGGTGAGCCAGTTGGGAGCCCGCACCGAGTACCGGTTCGCGGATCCCGCGCCGCGCAACGGCACCGAGTCCGCCGCCTGCGCGGACCCGTTGCTCGAGGACTACCTGCACGTTTATCTGGCTAATCGTGGCATCCTGCTGACGCCGTTCCACAACATGGCGCTGATGTGCCCCGTCACCAGCGAGCAGGATGTCGCGCGGCACCGAGAGGTGTTTGAGGCGGCGGTCGGATCGCTGGTCGGATGA
- a CDS encoding GH116 family glycosyl-hydrolase, giving the protein MTYPEAGPADWPVVSNYSGRRLEQIAMPVGGIGTGCISLGGRGQLIDWELFNRPAKGFNPLSFFVVRTQDADGAIATRVLEGALSARDRDGHLGSAVPGAGLPRFTDAVFEAAYPFGRVRLTDPALPVAAMVSAFNPVVPGDADASGLPLLVYRVRLTNLTQQPVRADVCGNVQHIVGWRKTPYGEDRIPEGNVFEAFSGNGFDGVRGYSTTLDDKDETWGTLAFAVLGRQVTSRRTTWARRSWGDSLLDFWDDFAADGQVNEPEKPGAAVPTASLATSVDLAPGQEAEVTFLIAWHAPNRFGWQHDWAGLPQGSHSCDWVGNHYTQRFTDAADVVDQVAPQLADLEAATLRYVRSIAGSDLPVSVQDAILSNVAVLKSPTCFRIADGTFLAWEGCNPTTGSCHGSCTHVWNYQYALEQLFPELAWSMREVEFRWSLDDRGMMSFRAGLPLATNGNRWRVGAADGQMGALVRLHRTWLLSGDDERLRDLWPQARKALEFAWIEHGWDADQDGLMEGCQHNTMDVEYYGPNGVDQSWYLAALVACADMAIVCADADFAARCAQLASTGAKNTDELLYVAGYYEQDVRPAMSVDNIADGLRIRYAGENPAVGSDDLVHPDLQIGSGCTTDQVVGHSMVALSGLDTGLDPQNVTHALQMVVQHNHRNGFTDQLNHLRTFATAEERGLINCSFPRGDRPERPFPYCYEVWTGLEYSAAVGLAIDGSLTAAEEVTADVRDRYDGERRNPFNEIECGNHYVRSMASFGLTHAWSGAAVRGDELSVAPRTGRWPVIAGDRVGVVEVRPDGAAWHATYSPVLGPEFPTVEVRS; this is encoded by the coding sequence GTGACCTACCCCGAGGCCGGACCGGCAGATTGGCCGGTGGTCAGCAACTACTCCGGGCGACGTCTGGAGCAGATCGCGATGCCAGTCGGCGGGATCGGGACCGGTTGTATCAGCCTGGGCGGTCGTGGCCAACTGATCGACTGGGAACTGTTCAACCGGCCGGCCAAAGGCTTCAATCCGTTGTCGTTCTTCGTCGTTCGTACGCAGGATGCCGACGGCGCGATCGCCACCCGGGTCCTCGAAGGCGCGCTCTCTGCACGCGACCGTGACGGCCACCTCGGCAGCGCCGTACCGGGTGCCGGTCTGCCCCGCTTCACCGACGCTGTGTTCGAGGCCGCCTACCCGTTCGGCAGGGTACGACTGACCGACCCGGCACTGCCTGTCGCTGCGATGGTGTCGGCGTTCAATCCGGTGGTGCCCGGCGACGCGGACGCGAGCGGACTGCCGCTGCTTGTCTACCGGGTGCGGCTGACCAACCTCACCCAGCAGCCGGTGCGCGCCGACGTGTGCGGCAATGTCCAGCACATCGTCGGGTGGCGCAAGACCCCTTATGGAGAAGACCGCATTCCCGAGGGCAATGTCTTCGAAGCATTCTCCGGTAACGGTTTCGACGGAGTGCGCGGCTACAGCACGACCCTTGACGACAAGGACGAGACATGGGGCACGCTGGCCTTCGCCGTCCTCGGCCGTCAGGTCACCAGTCGACGTACGACGTGGGCACGCCGGTCCTGGGGCGACTCCCTCCTGGACTTCTGGGACGACTTCGCAGCCGACGGCCAGGTCAATGAGCCGGAGAAGCCGGGGGCCGCCGTACCCACGGCGTCGCTGGCAACTTCCGTCGATCTCGCACCCGGCCAGGAAGCGGAGGTCACCTTCCTGATCGCCTGGCACGCGCCGAATCGGTTTGGTTGGCAACATGATTGGGCAGGGTTACCGCAGGGCAGTCACTCCTGCGATTGGGTAGGAAACCACTACACCCAGCGATTCACCGATGCAGCGGACGTCGTAGATCAGGTAGCACCCCAGCTGGCTGACTTAGAGGCGGCCACCCTGCGTTATGTACGCAGCATCGCCGGTAGCGACCTTCCCGTGAGCGTGCAGGACGCGATCCTGTCCAACGTCGCGGTCCTGAAGTCGCCGACCTGTTTCCGGATCGCCGACGGGACCTTCCTGGCGTGGGAGGGTTGCAATCCGACGACGGGAAGCTGTCACGGCAGCTGCACCCATGTGTGGAACTACCAGTACGCCCTTGAGCAGCTGTTCCCCGAGCTTGCCTGGTCCATGCGCGAGGTCGAATTCCGTTGGAGTTTGGACGATCGCGGGATGATGAGCTTCCGAGCTGGTCTCCCCCTGGCAACGAACGGGAACCGTTGGCGGGTTGGCGCAGCGGACGGGCAGATGGGTGCGCTGGTGCGGCTGCACCGCACCTGGCTGCTCTCCGGCGACGACGAGAGGCTCCGCGACCTGTGGCCGCAGGCGCGCAAGGCCCTGGAGTTCGCCTGGATCGAGCACGGTTGGGATGCCGACCAGGACGGCCTGATGGAAGGCTGCCAGCACAACACGATGGACGTGGAGTATTACGGCCCCAACGGAGTTGACCAGTCCTGGTACCTCGCGGCCCTGGTTGCCTGCGCCGACATGGCCATCGTCTGCGCAGACGCCGACTTCGCAGCCCGCTGTGCACAACTCGCGTCGACCGGAGCCAAGAACACCGACGAACTGCTGTACGTCGCCGGCTACTACGAACAGGATGTTCGCCCGGCGATGAGTGTTGACAACATCGCTGACGGGTTACGGATCCGCTACGCCGGTGAGAATCCCGCAGTCGGCTCCGACGATCTCGTGCACCCTGACCTGCAAATCGGATCCGGCTGCACAACAGACCAAGTGGTCGGCCACAGCATGGTCGCCCTGAGCGGACTGGACACGGGGTTAGATCCCCAGAACGTCACGCACGCGCTCCAGATGGTCGTGCAGCACAATCATCGCAACGGGTTCACCGACCAGCTGAATCATCTGCGGACGTTCGCTACCGCGGAGGAACGCGGCCTGATCAACTGCTCATTTCCGCGCGGTGACCGCCCCGAACGTCCGTTCCCGTACTGCTACGAGGTGTGGACTGGTCTGGAGTACTCCGCGGCGGTCGGCTTGGCGATCGACGGATCCCTCACTGCGGCAGAGGAAGTCACCGCGGACGTGCGTGATCGGTACGACGGCGAGCGTCGCAATCCCTTCAACGAAATCGAGTGCGGTAACCACTACGTGCGATCCATGGCCTCCTTCGGACTGACTCATGCCTGGTCGGGAGCAGCAGTCCGAGGGGATGAGCTGAGCGTCGCACCGCGCACCGGTCGGTGGCCGGTGATCGCCGGTGACCGTGTCGGGGTCGTCGAGGTCAGACCCGACGGCGCTGCCTGGCACGCGACGTACTCCCCCGTTCTCGGACCTGAATTCCCCACTGTGGAGGTGCGTTCATGA
- a CDS encoding tyrosine recombinase XerC, protein MTSPTRLLPAELLGEFERYLRLERGRSEHTIRAYLTDLRHLESHLLAGALERWSDVGLADLRTWLAGIDAGGGARSTVSRRAASARAFFGWAARTQRLAMDPAVRLVSPKRHHTLPGVLRQSEAGHLLDVAAVAADDAAPTHLRDRAMLELLYASGIRVGELCGLDIDDLDRGARVVRVTGKGDKQRVVPYGVPAAEAIDHWLTRGRPSVVTAQSPPALFLGARGGRIDPRTVRRVLTALLEHVPDAPHLGPHGLRHSAATHLLEGGADLRTVQELLGHASLSTTQIYTHVSVERLRSSFAKAHPRA, encoded by the coding sequence GTGACCTCACCGACCCGTTTGCTGCCTGCAGAACTGCTGGGGGAGTTCGAGCGGTATCTGCGCCTTGAGCGCGGACGGTCTGAGCACACCATTCGCGCCTACCTCACCGATCTGCGGCACCTCGAATCGCATCTGCTGGCCGGTGCGCTGGAACGGTGGTCCGACGTCGGGCTGGCGGACCTGCGCACCTGGCTGGCCGGTATCGACGCAGGCGGCGGCGCGCGGTCCACGGTGAGTCGCCGCGCCGCGTCCGCACGGGCGTTCTTCGGGTGGGCGGCGCGCACGCAGCGACTGGCAATGGACCCTGCTGTTCGGTTGGTCTCACCCAAACGTCACCACACACTGCCCGGGGTGCTGCGGCAGTCCGAGGCCGGTCACCTCTTGGACGTCGCCGCTGTCGCCGCCGATGACGCCGCGCCCACCCACTTGCGGGATCGGGCCATGCTCGAGTTGCTCTACGCCAGCGGAATCCGGGTGGGCGAGTTGTGCGGCCTGGACATCGACGACCTGGATCGCGGTGCTCGCGTGGTACGGGTGACCGGCAAGGGCGACAAACAACGCGTCGTGCCTTACGGTGTGCCCGCCGCCGAGGCGATCGATCATTGGTTGACCCGTGGGCGGCCCAGCGTCGTGACAGCGCAGAGCCCGCCAGCGCTTTTTCTCGGCGCTCGGGGTGGCCGGATCGATCCACGCACGGTCCGTCGGGTGCTCACGGCTCTGCTGGAGCACGTGCCCGATGCGCCGCACCTGGGACCGCACGGGTTGCGTCACTCGGCGGCAACGCACCTGCTGGAAGGCGGCGCCGACCTGCGCACGGTGCAGGAGTTGCTGGGGCATGCGAGCTTGTCGACGACCCAGATCTACACTCACGTGTCTGTGGAACGTTTGCGGTCGTCGTTTGCGAAGGCGCATCCTCGCGCATGA
- a CDS encoding DUF3152 domain-containing protein, giving the protein MRRRRTIAAAVVGVVGVSALAGFLHESGGDVPSARPTASASSSTVAATTTTTPVASPSSTPVVVPTRGTGTFTTVTVPQTTTATSGREITYILQIENGLGADNATIAKTVGADLLNARGWQGVDHVRFVQLTAAELAKGRKPILAITLASPDTVNKLCAPLDTHGEWSCGNNGRATLNYERWMLGVPYFGKDLAAYHAYMVNHEVGHILGHPHQHCAKAGDYAPVMQQQSMGLQGCKAWPWPQRPAAG; this is encoded by the coding sequence ATGCGCCGCCGACGGACTATCGCGGCGGCGGTGGTCGGAGTGGTCGGTGTCAGCGCACTCGCGGGATTCCTGCATGAGTCGGGTGGGGACGTGCCGAGTGCGCGTCCGACTGCGTCCGCCTCGTCCTCGACCGTCGCAGCAACGACAACGACAACGCCGGTCGCCAGCCCCAGCAGCACCCCGGTGGTGGTGCCCACCCGGGGCACGGGCACGTTCACCACGGTGACGGTGCCGCAGACCACCACAGCGACCAGCGGTCGCGAGATCACCTACATCCTGCAGATCGAGAACGGGTTGGGCGCCGACAACGCCACCATCGCGAAGACCGTGGGCGCCGACCTGCTGAACGCCCGCGGCTGGCAGGGCGTGGACCACGTGCGCTTCGTGCAGTTGACCGCCGCCGAACTCGCCAAGGGCCGGAAGCCGATACTGGCGATCACGCTGGCCAGCCCGGACACGGTCAACAAACTCTGTGCGCCCTTGGATACCCACGGCGAGTGGTCGTGCGGCAACAACGGGCGGGCGACTTTGAACTACGAGCGATGGATGCTCGGCGTCCCGTACTTCGGCAAGGACCTCGCGGCCTACCACGCGTACATGGTCAACCACGAGGTCGGCCACATCCTGGGTCACCCGCACCAGCACTGCGCCAAGGCGGGGGACTACGCGCCGGTCATGCAGCAGCAGTCTATGGGGCTGCAGGGTTGCAAGGCGTGGCCGTGGCCGCAGCGACCCGCCGCCGGCTGA
- a CDS encoding HNH endonuclease family protein: MTRRPMTFAAAALTGVALVLPVDLPAQAATPTALSVAQRLTVKGRAPKTGYDRAKFGTAWTDNNPAPWGHNGCSTREDILRRDLSQLRFKKSGRCTRVVTTGRLTDPYTGKVINFVRGRGTSSKVQIDHVVPLADAWQKGAQQWSTATRVAFANDPLNLLAVDGPTNQKKGAGDAATWLPPNKGFRCRYVALQVAVKAKYRAWVTAAEKSAMIRILQGCKGMKLPTEPGGR; the protein is encoded by the coding sequence GTGACCCGCCGACCGATGACGTTCGCCGCGGCCGCCCTTACCGGTGTGGCCCTCGTCCTCCCCGTTGACCTGCCCGCCCAAGCCGCCACCCCAACCGCGCTCAGCGTGGCGCAACGCCTGACGGTGAAGGGCCGGGCCCCCAAGACGGGGTACGACCGGGCGAAGTTCGGCACCGCATGGACCGACAACAACCCCGCGCCGTGGGGACACAACGGGTGTTCGACGCGCGAAGACATCTTGCGACGGGATCTGTCCCAGCTCCGTTTCAAGAAATCGGGCCGATGCACCCGCGTCGTCACCACGGGGCGCCTCACCGACCCGTACACCGGCAAGGTCATCAACTTCGTCCGTGGCCGGGGAACCTCAAGCAAGGTGCAGATCGATCACGTGGTCCCGCTGGCCGACGCCTGGCAGAAGGGTGCGCAGCAGTGGAGCACCGCCACCCGGGTTGCCTTCGCCAACGACCCGTTGAATCTGCTCGCCGTCGACGGCCCGACCAACCAGAAGAAGGGTGCCGGAGACGCCGCCACCTGGCTGCCGCCGAACAAGGGTTTCCGATGCCGGTACGTCGCCCTGCAGGTTGCGGTCAAAGCAAAGTACCGTGCGTGGGTGACCGCCGCGGAGAAGTCGGCAATGATCCGAATCCTCCAGGGCTGCAAGGGAATGAAACTGCCAACCGAGCCCGGTGGTCGTTAA
- a CDS encoding fucose isomerase, whose translation MTAYAVPTIEQAPTAQEGAVYTVASGDLRPAANETCWPVQQKLEADFTAAVQSLGYQVIRGHEPDPVKGHGFLDSQRAGIEAFRSIPRDAPLVVVEAVWEYSHHVLAGLRSHRGPILVVANWAGEFPGLVGLLNLAGSMTKAGIDYSVLWSPDFADQWSRDRLKEWLDTGRIDHDVTHVHDLGPLPASDETKLGQALATQLKEQKAIAGVFDEGCMGMYNAIFDDELINAFGLYKERLSQSALVYEMSRVTDEEAEGIYTWLKDRGMTFHLGSDEKTELTEAQLLSQFRMYIAALRIADDFGLDAVGIQYQQGLKDTVPASDLAEGLLNNVERPPVFSRDGSRELYAGKALPHFNEVDWGVAVDSLATNRIWSAMGLDPATTLHDIRWGEDYDGEFVWVWEISGSVPASHNGGYDKSWSMRQPPMFFPLGGGTLSGVSKPGSVVWSRVFIMDGVLHADLGRATSVTLPKEETDRRLSETNPQWPIMHAVLHGVNRDQFMARHRANHLNVAYAPDEETADKALAAKAAMFDALGIQVHLCGVQLP comes from the coding sequence ATGACTGCGTACGCAGTTCCGACGATCGAACAAGCACCCACCGCACAGGAGGGCGCGGTCTACACCGTCGCCAGCGGAGACCTGCGACCGGCCGCGAACGAGACCTGCTGGCCGGTCCAGCAGAAGCTCGAAGCGGATTTCACCGCAGCTGTGCAATCCCTGGGGTACCAGGTGATTCGGGGCCACGAACCCGACCCGGTGAAGGGTCACGGCTTCCTGGACAGTCAGCGCGCTGGCATCGAAGCCTTCCGTAGCATTCCGCGCGACGCACCGCTGGTGGTCGTCGAAGCCGTCTGGGAGTACAGCCACCATGTGCTGGCCGGGTTGCGCAGCCACCGCGGGCCAATCCTGGTCGTCGCGAACTGGGCCGGTGAGTTCCCAGGGCTGGTGGGACTGCTCAACCTCGCCGGCAGTATGACCAAAGCGGGCATCGACTACTCCGTGCTGTGGAGCCCGGACTTCGCCGACCAGTGGAGCCGCGACCGCCTCAAGGAATGGCTGGACACCGGCCGCATCGACCACGACGTCACCCACGTCCATGACCTCGGCCCGTTGCCCGCCAGCGACGAAACCAAGTTGGGGCAGGCCCTGGCCACCCAGTTGAAGGAGCAGAAGGCGATCGCCGGTGTCTTCGACGAGGGCTGCATGGGGATGTACAACGCCATCTTCGACGACGAACTCATCAACGCCTTCGGGCTCTACAAGGAGCGCCTGTCACAGAGCGCGCTGGTCTACGAAATGAGTCGGGTGACCGACGAGGAAGCCGAGGGGATCTACACCTGGCTCAAAGACCGCGGAATGACCTTCCACCTCGGATCCGATGAGAAGACGGAATTGACCGAGGCCCAATTGCTCAGCCAGTTCCGGATGTACATCGCCGCCCTGCGGATCGCCGACGACTTCGGCCTGGACGCGGTCGGTATTCAGTACCAGCAGGGGTTGAAGGACACCGTCCCAGCCAGCGACCTGGCCGAAGGTCTGCTCAACAACGTGGAACGACCCCCCGTCTTCAGCCGGGACGGATCCCGCGAGTTGTACGCCGGTAAAGCTTTGCCGCACTTCAACGAGGTCGACTGGGGCGTCGCGGTCGACTCCCTCGCCACCAACCGCATCTGGTCGGCGATGGGTCTGGACCCCGCCACCACGCTGCACGACATCCGCTGGGGCGAGGACTACGACGGCGAATTCGTGTGGGTGTGGGAGATCTCCGGGTCGGTGCCTGCATCGCACAACGGCGGCTACGACAAGTCGTGGAGTATGCGTCAACCGCCCATGTTCTTTCCCCTTGGCGGGGGCACCCTCAGTGGCGTGTCCAAGCCCGGATCCGTCGTGTGGTCACGGGTTTTCATCATGGACGGCGTACTGCACGCCGACCTCGGACGCGCGACGTCCGTGACCTTGCCGAAGGAGGAGACTGATCGTCGGCTGTCGGAGACGAACCCGCAGTGGCCGATCATGCACGCGGTCTTGCACGGGGTGAACCGCGATCAGTTCATGGCGCGGCACCGCGCCAACCATCTCAACGTCGCCTACGCACCCGATGAAGAGACGGCGGACAAGGCGCTGGCGGCCAAGGCAGCGATGTTCGATGCCCTCGGTATCCAGGTACACCTGTGTGGAGTGCAGTTGCCGTAA